The proteins below come from a single Triticum aestivum cultivar Chinese Spring chromosome 5D, IWGSC CS RefSeq v2.1, whole genome shotgun sequence genomic window:
- the LOC123120536 gene encoding protein DWARF 53 — MPTPVAAARQCLSPAAVTALDAAVVSARRRVHAQTTSLHLVAALLAQQAPPLLRDALARARSAAYSPRVQLKALELCFAVSLDRLPSAASSSADDQPEPPVSNSLMAAIKRSQANQRRNPDTYHFYHQAAFQAATAASQVRVELSQLLLAILDDPVVSRVFDDAGFRSADIKLAILRPAPPMPLLGRLPTRARPPPLFLCSFASADDADVPSPAGSIAGGAGEENGRRIAEILARGRNPMLVGVGAASAAADFAAASPYRVLPVGPNSIDQTELGVEAAMASATSGLVISIGDLRELVPDDGELQERERRVVAEVTRVLETHREGRVWVMGWSATYETYLTFLSKFPLVDKDWELQLLPITAVRAGGLMPPATTASPLSKSASLVESFLPFGGLVNGSYESNSLAAHPCPQTLRCQPCNDRCEQEVTTIVKGSGITAEGHHQGGLPSLLQNGSMMGLNSGLDAIKVRDDQMVLKSKILNLQKKWNEYCLRLHQGSQRINTGPYQVFPHYTGVPVDTERSAILSKGSESVTLQREVIRPSAVSATHTNATPNKSVSPPSISNQRNEGLVLNLQGRHSKGDEQFQDRHAQLRQEHLSSCHDREDRMSPSAAASVATDLVLSTPRGSSSKGTSSVSWKHAVDAEKSTHLTPSKVDDLNMKPPQPFAQSRSSRGSTNMGQPSPSALHSPASGGVSAFGQWRKPSHLSVQGSDLSDYKLLVERLFKVVGRQEEALSAICGSIVGCQSTERRRGTSRKNDIWFSFHGFDSMAKRRVAAALAELVHGSEDSFIYLDLSLQDWGGSSFRGKTGIDCIVDELSKKRRCVIFLDNIDKADCLIQDSLSHAVDTGRFRDMRGKEVAINDSIVILSTRLARCSKNVSVGVEEGHTFSEEKILAARGQQLKILIESGTAITSRGPSSSKVVVSPLTKLQASVYSGCVSKRKLDVSDDQEKLLESPSNPKRPHRTSSVPFDLNLPVGEDGSSDADADDSSSNDNPDESIDSLLGLVDGEIEFKAFDFGKLANDILQELSNVLGSILGSGCTLEVGDGAMEQMLAASWASEDWRRPLRAWLEQVFARSLEELKLKHSKHASSSALRLVACEDGAAAATAAKEDGGFGPLLPSRIILEWR, encoded by the exons ATGCCCACGCCGGTGGCCGCGGCGAGGCAGTGCCTGTCGCCGGCGGCCGTGACGGCTCTCGACGCGGCGGTCGTGTCCGCGCGGCGCAGGGTGCACGCGCAGACCACGTCGCTCCACCTCGTCGCCGCGCTGCTCGCGCAGCAGGCCCCGCCGCTCCTCCGCGACGCGCTCGCGCGGGCCCGCAGCGCCGCCTACTCCCCGCGCGTGCAGCTCAAGGCGCTCGAGCTCTGCTTCGCCGTCTCCCTCGACAGGCTCCCCTCCGCCGCGTCCTCGTCCGCCGACGACCAGCCGGAGCCGCCCGTGTCCAACTCGCTCATGGCGGCCATCAAGCGCTCGCAGGCCAACCAGCGCCGCAACCCGGACACCTACCACTTCTACCACCAGGCCGCCTTccaggccgccaccgccgcctcgcagGTCAGGGTCGAGCTCTCGCAGCTCCTGCTCGCCATCCTCGACGACCCCGTCGTCAGCCGCGTCTTCGACGACGCCGGCTTCCGCAGCGCCGACATCAAGCTCGCCAtcctccgccccgcgccgcccaTGCCGCTGCTCGGCCGCCTCCCTACGCGGGCCCGCCCGCCGCCTCTCTTTCTCTGCAGCTTCGCCTCCGCCGACGACGCCGACGTGCCCTCGCCCGCCGGGAGCAtcgccggcggcgccggcgaggagaacgGCCGCCGCATCGCCGAGATCCTCGCCCGGGGCCGCAACCCCATGCTCGTGGGTGTCGGGGCCGCGTCCGCCGCAGCGGACTTCGCCGCGGCCTCGCCGTACCGCGTCCTCCCCGTCGGTCCAAACTCCATCGACCAAACAGAACTCGGCGTGGAGGCGGCGATGGCTAGCGCCACCTCCGGCCTCGTCATAAGCATCGGTGATCTCAGAGAACTTGTTcccgatgacggcgagctccagGAGAGGGAGCGCCGCGTGGTGGCGGAGGTGACGCGAGTGCTGGAGACGCACAGAGAGGGGCGTGTCTGGGTGATGGGGTGGTCGGCCACCTACGAGACCTACCTCACCTTCCTGTCCAAGTTCCCCTTGGTTGACAAGGACTGGGAGCTCCAGCTGCTGCCGATCACGGCGGTGCGCGCCGGCGGACTCATGCCTCCGGCGACCACGGCATCTCCTTTATCCAAGTCCGCAAG CTTGGTGGAATCGTTCCTTCCTTTTGGTGGACTTGTCAATGGTTCCTATGAGTCTAACAGCCTCGCAGCGCACCCTTGCCCGCAAACCCTCCGGTGTCAACCGTGCAATGATAGATGTGAGCAAGAAGTCACAACAATCGTTAAAGGGAGTGGCATTACAGCTGAAGGCCATCACCAGGGAGGTCTGCCTTCCCTGCTTCAGAATGGCAGCATGATGGGTCTTAACAGTGGACTTGATGCAATCAAG GTTAGAGATGATCAGATGGTGTTGAAATCAAAAATATTGAATCTGCAGAAGAAGTGGAACGAGTACTGCCTGCGGCTCCACCAAGGAAGCCAGAGGATCAACACAGGTCCTTACCAGGTATTCCCACATTATACTGGTGTTCCTGTTGACACAGAAAGATCAGCAATTCTGAGCAAAGGTTCCGAGTCGGTTACACTTCAAAGGGAGGTTATTAGGCCTTCTGCAGTATCTGCTACACATACGAATGCAACCCCAAACAAGAGTGTTTCACCTCCATCTATCTCCAACCAAAGGAACGAAGGCCTTGTGTTGAATCTTCAAGGGAGGCATTCAAAGGGTGATGAGCAATTTCAAGACAGGCATGCGCAGTTGCGGCAAGAACACTTGTCAAGCTGCCATGATCGTGAAGATCGCATGTCGCCATCAGCTGCTGCATCCGTGGCAACGGACTTGGTGTTGAGCACGCCCCGTGGATCTTCTTCCAAGGGTACAAGTTCTGTGAGCTGGAAACATGCAGTGGATGCAGAGAAGTCTACCCACTTGACACCCAGTAAGGTGGATGATTTGAATATGAAGCCCCCACAGCCCTTTGCACAGTCTCGTAGCTCCCGGGGTTCCACAAATATGGGGCAACCATCACCTAGTGCTCTGCATTCACCAGCTTCAGGAGGCGTGTCTGCCTTTGGCCAATGGCGAAAGCCTTCACACCTTTCAGTACAAGGTTCTGATTTGAGCGACTACAAGCTACTCGTGGAACGCCTGTTCAAGGTAGTCGGAAGGCAGGAGGAAGCCCTGAGTGCTATTTGTGGATCCATTGTTGGCTGCCAGTCAACAGAGAGGCGCCGCGGCACAAGCAGGAAGAACGACATCTGGTTCAGTTTTCATGGTTTCGACAGCATGGCCAAGCGGAGAGTTGCCGCGGCATTGGCAGAGCTCGTGCACGGCAGCGAAGACAGCTTCATTTATCTGGACCTGAGCCTCCAGGATTGGGGCGGCTCAAGTTTCAGAGGAAAGACTGGCATAGATTGCATCGTCGATGAGTTGAGCAAGAAGCGGCGCTGTGTGATCTTCCTCGACAACATTGATAAAGCTGACTGCCTCATTCAGGACAGTCTCTCTCATGCCGTTGACACCGGTAGATTCCGAGACATGCGCGGCAAGGAAGTTGCCATTAATGACTCCATAGTAATATTGTCAACAAGATTGGCACGATGCAGCAAAAATGTCTCGGTTGGGGTGGAAGAGGGGCATACTTTCTCCGAAGAGAAGATCCTGGCTGCTAGAGGACAGCAACTGAAGATCTTGATAGAATCAGGCACGGCGATCACCAGCAGAGGCCCTAGTAGCAGTAAGGTGGTAGTTTCCCCTCTCACCAAACTTCAGGCTTCTGTGTACTCTGGCTGTGTCAGTAAGCGGAAGCTCGACGTTTCTGACGACCAAGAAAAGCTGCTAGAATCACCGAGCAATCCCAAGCGGCCACACAGAACATCAAGTGTGCCGTTCGACCTGAACCTCCCCGTCGGCGAGGATGGATCGAGCGACGCTGACGCCGACGACAGCAGCAGCAACGACAATCCAGACGAGTCCATCGACAGCCTCCTGGGTTTGGTCGACGGAGAGATCGAATTCAAGGCGTTCGACTTTGGCAAACTCGCCAACGACATCCTGCAAGAGCTGAGCAACGTGCTAGGCAGCATCCTGGGCTCGGGCTGCACGTTGGAGGTAGGCGATGGCGCGATGGAGCAAATGCTTGCGGCCTCATGGGCATCGGAGGACTGGAGGCGGCCTCTGCGGGCCTGGCTGGAGCAGGTGTTCGCCAGGAGCCTCGAAGAGCTGAAGCTCAAGCACAGCAAGCACGCGAGCAGCTCTGCTCTTAGACTAGTGGCCTGTGAGGACGGCGCAGCAGCAGCGACGGCGGCGAAGGAAGACGGCGGTTTTGGACCGCTGCTCCCCTCGAGAATAATTCTGGAGTGGCGATGA